One Psychrobacillus glaciei genomic region harbors:
- a CDS encoding adenine deaminase C-terminal domain-containing protein gives MQYPIWKIEEIRHQLEVVSGTKAPDILIKNATYLHSHLKKWITGNIWIVKDRIVYTGLEMPLVSEKTEVHDASGQKIVPGYMEPHVHPFQLYHPQSFADYAAQRGTTTFIADNLVFFLALENKKAFSIMDQLNKLPFSFYWWARFDSQTELENEEELFTSKSIGEWIERPDVIMGGELTGWPRLLSGDDQMLYWMQQAKMNGMKIEGHFPGASERTLARMRLLGADGDHESMTIEEVERRILHGYAVTLRHSSIRPDLPNLLKGILEKDLHIFDHLMMTTDGATPSFHLDGVMDKCIQVALDAGVNPIDAYLMASFNVAKYYNLSNLHGVIATGRFATLNFLEDEYSPVPISVLSKGEWLKRDGEKVQALTPVDWSDMPPLNLDFHLTDDDFQFSMPFGIEMVNDVITKPYSISVDTTENELSSNHVESFLMLIDRNGKWKVTTLIKGFATSVKGFASSYSNTGDILLIGKNKKSMLKAFEEMKKMNGGIVLVEDNQVICSIKLPIGGGLSDKHMEDLIEEELLLKKELAARGFKHGDAIYTLLFLQSTHLPYVRITQRGIFDVMKKQVLFPALMR, from the coding sequence ATGCAATATCCAATTTGGAAAATAGAAGAAATTAGGCACCAACTAGAAGTAGTAAGTGGGACAAAGGCACCAGATATTCTTATAAAAAATGCAACATACTTACATAGTCATTTAAAAAAGTGGATTACCGGTAATATTTGGATTGTAAAGGATCGTATTGTATACACGGGATTAGAAATGCCACTTGTTTCTGAAAAAACAGAAGTGCATGATGCAAGCGGACAAAAGATAGTTCCTGGTTATATGGAACCTCATGTACATCCATTTCAACTTTATCACCCACAATCTTTTGCTGATTATGCTGCACAACGTGGTACGACTACCTTCATTGCAGACAATCTAGTATTTTTTTTAGCACTTGAAAATAAGAAAGCGTTTTCAATAATGGACCAATTAAATAAATTGCCTTTTTCCTTTTATTGGTGGGCACGCTTTGATTCACAAACAGAGTTAGAAAATGAAGAGGAGCTATTTACCTCTAAATCGATAGGTGAATGGATCGAAAGACCCGATGTGATTATGGGTGGGGAGTTAACAGGATGGCCAAGACTACTTTCTGGTGATGATCAGATGCTATATTGGATGCAGCAAGCAAAAATGAATGGAATGAAAATAGAAGGGCATTTCCCGGGAGCGTCAGAGCGAACGCTTGCACGAATGCGTCTACTTGGAGCAGATGGTGATCATGAATCGATGACAATTGAAGAAGTAGAAAGACGCATTCTTCACGGGTATGCAGTGACGCTTCGACATTCTTCCATTCGTCCTGATTTACCAAATCTACTAAAAGGTATTTTAGAAAAGGATCTTCATATTTTTGATCATTTAATGATGACAACGGACGGAGCTACTCCTTCGTTTCACCTAGATGGCGTAATGGATAAATGTATTCAAGTTGCTTTAGATGCTGGAGTAAACCCAATAGATGCTTATTTAATGGCATCGTTCAATGTTGCGAAATATTATAATCTATCTAACTTACATGGGGTTATTGCTACTGGAAGGTTTGCAACGTTAAACTTTTTAGAAGATGAGTATAGTCCAGTCCCAATTAGCGTTTTATCTAAAGGAGAATGGTTAAAACGTGACGGTGAAAAAGTGCAGGCCCTAACACCCGTCGATTGGTCAGATATGCCTCCCTTAAATTTAGATTTTCATTTAACGGATGATGATTTTCAATTCTCTATGCCATTTGGAATTGAAATGGTAAATGATGTGATTACGAAACCATATTCTATATCGGTCGATACAACGGAAAATGAACTTTCATCGAATCATGTCGAAAGCTTCCTTATGTTAATTGACCGAAACGGAAAGTGGAAAGTAACAACACTTATCAAAGGATTTGCAACATCGGTCAAAGGATTTGCATCTTCCTATTCTAATACTGGTGATATATTATTAATAGGGAAAAATAAAAAAAGTATGTTAAAAGCTTTCGAAGAGATGAAGAAGATGAATGGTGGAATTGTCTTAGTAGAGGACAATCAAGTCATTTGTTCTATTAAGCTTCCAATAGGTGGAGGTCTCTCCGACAAACATATGGAAGACTTAATAGAAGAAGAGTTGCTATTAAAGAAAGAGTTGGCAGCAAGAGGATTTAAGCATGGGGATGCTATTTATACACTACTATTCTTGCAATCAACGCATTTACCGTATGTTCGAATTACACAAAGAGGAATTTTTGATGTGATGAAAAAACAAGTACTATTTCCAGCACTTATGAGGTAG
- the purD gene encoding phosphoribosylamine--glycine ligase has translation MNILVIGSGGREHAIAKQFNNSPSVSKIFVAPGNVGMANDAQIVPIDVMAFDELAQFARDNAIDVTFVGPEQPLVAGIVDYFSKQGLRIFGPTKAAAQLEGSKTFAKELMKKHGIPTAAYETFTDVDKAKAYIEKMGAPIVVKADGLAAGKGVVVAITLEEANTAVEDMIGNQLFGESSSSVVIEEFLVGEEISYMSFVHNGQIYPMVISQDHKRAYDGDKGPNTGGMGAYSPVPQISSEVVKLAYETIVVPTVKGMEQVGTPFTGILYAGLIITNEGPKVIEFNARFGDPETQVVLPRMKSDFGKFMTALMDDKPFELEWSDEEMLGVVIASAGYPHDVQKGAELPNLSILEEAGLHVFHAGTKAGTDGFIANGGRTILVAASESTLKEAQQKVYDGLAKLTWDGLFFRSDIGWRTFS, from the coding sequence ATGAATATTCTAGTGATTGGTAGTGGTGGCCGCGAGCATGCTATTGCAAAGCAGTTCAATAATTCTCCTTCTGTAAGTAAAATATTTGTAGCACCAGGAAATGTTGGTATGGCAAATGACGCACAAATCGTCCCAATAGATGTCATGGCATTCGATGAGCTTGCACAATTTGCACGAGATAATGCTATTGATGTAACGTTTGTCGGGCCAGAGCAACCACTTGTGGCTGGAATCGTTGATTACTTCAGTAAGCAAGGTCTTCGAATCTTCGGACCTACTAAAGCAGCAGCACAATTGGAAGGAAGTAAAACATTTGCAAAAGAGCTGATGAAAAAGCACGGTATTCCAACTGCCGCTTATGAAACTTTTACAGATGTGGACAAGGCGAAAGCTTATATTGAAAAAATGGGTGCTCCAATCGTTGTGAAAGCAGACGGTCTTGCCGCTGGAAAAGGTGTAGTAGTTGCCATTACCCTGGAAGAAGCGAACACTGCTGTAGAAGACATGATTGGCAATCAATTATTTGGTGAATCTTCGTCAAGTGTTGTCATTGAGGAGTTTTTAGTTGGAGAAGAAATTTCATATATGTCATTTGTACATAATGGACAAATTTATCCAATGGTCATTTCACAAGATCATAAACGTGCATATGACGGAGATAAAGGGCCAAATACCGGTGGAATGGGAGCCTATTCGCCAGTTCCCCAGATTTCAAGCGAAGTAGTAAAATTAGCGTACGAAACGATTGTTGTCCCAACCGTGAAAGGAATGGAACAAGTAGGAACGCCGTTCACAGGTATTTTATATGCTGGTCTTATAATTACGAATGAAGGACCAAAAGTAATCGAGTTTAATGCTCGATTTGGAGATCCGGAAACACAAGTAGTTTTGCCACGTATGAAAAGTGATTTCGGCAAGTTTATGACAGCCCTAATGGATGATAAACCATTTGAGTTAGAATGGTCTGATGAAGAAATGTTAGGTGTTGTCATTGCCTCTGCTGGTTACCCACATGATGTACAAAAAGGGGCAGAGCTACCGAATCTTTCTATTCTAGAAGAAGCGGGTCTTCACGTCTTCCACGCGGGTACTAAAGCTGGAACAGATGGATTTATAGCAAACGGTGGTCGTACAATTTTAGTAGCTGCTAGTGAATCCACATTAAAAGAAGCCCAGCAAAAAGTATACGATGGTTTAGCCAAATTAACTTGGGATGGTTTGTTCTTCCGTTCAGATATTGGTTGGCGAACTTTTTCATAA
- the purH gene encoding bifunctional phosphoribosylaminoimidazolecarboxamide formyltransferase/IMP cyclohydrolase: MSKRALISVSDKSGILEFAKELEQLGYEILSTGGTKSFLEQNGVAITSVDSVTNFPEILDGRVKTLNPMIHGGLLAKHDDPSHQAQLEEHSITPIQVVCVNLYPFRETISKPNVAFEDAIENIDIGGPSMLRSAAKNHQYVTVVTDASDYVEVLEQLKETGETTLETRRRLAAKVFRHTAAYDALIASYMTNLTGEEFPELLTLTYERKQALRYGENPHQKAAFYQRPLGSDFSVASATQLHGKELSYNNIQDANAAIQIVKEFDIPAAVAVKHMNPCGVGTGETISAAFNKAYEADSTSIFGGIVALNREVDAATAKVLAGIFLEIIIAPSFSEEAIAMLTAKKNIRLLTISYEQTKKDAWNTVSVEGGLLVQSPDTYGLKDADVKVVSDRKPTAEEWKALELGWSVVKHVKSNAIVVSTEDMTIGVGAGQMNRVGSAKIALEQAGERAKGAGLASDAFFPMNDTVEIAAKAGITAIIQTGGSVKDQDSIDKANEYGIAMVFTGVRHFKH, translated from the coding sequence GTGTCAAAACGTGCATTAATAAGTGTTTCAGATAAATCAGGGATTCTTGAATTTGCAAAAGAGTTGGAACAGCTTGGATATGAAATTTTATCCACTGGTGGGACAAAATCATTTTTAGAACAAAATGGTGTAGCAATTACTTCGGTAGATTCCGTAACAAACTTCCCAGAAATACTAGATGGTCGAGTAAAAACATTAAATCCAATGATTCATGGTGGATTATTAGCAAAGCATGACGATCCCTCACATCAAGCACAACTTGAAGAACATAGTATTACACCAATTCAAGTAGTATGTGTAAACTTATATCCTTTCCGCGAAACAATTTCCAAGCCAAATGTTGCATTTGAAGATGCAATTGAAAACATCGATATCGGTGGTCCATCTATGTTGCGTTCTGCAGCGAAAAACCATCAATACGTAACAGTAGTAACAGATGCATCCGATTATGTGGAAGTATTAGAACAATTAAAGGAAACTGGTGAAACTACACTTGAAACACGTCGTAGACTTGCTGCAAAAGTATTCCGCCATACCGCTGCATATGATGCACTAATTGCTAGTTATATGACCAACTTAACTGGTGAAGAATTCCCAGAGTTATTAACACTTACATATGAACGTAAGCAAGCTTTACGATACGGAGAAAACCCTCACCAAAAAGCAGCATTCTATCAGCGTCCACTGGGATCTGATTTCTCGGTTGCATCTGCAACACAACTTCACGGAAAAGAGCTTTCTTACAACAATATTCAAGATGCAAATGCAGCGATTCAAATCGTAAAAGAATTCGATATTCCTGCAGCAGTAGCTGTAAAACATATGAATCCTTGTGGTGTTGGAACAGGCGAAACAATTTCAGCAGCTTTCAATAAAGCATATGAAGCCGATTCAACTTCTATCTTCGGTGGAATTGTTGCATTAAATCGTGAAGTGGATGCAGCAACTGCAAAAGTATTAGCAGGTATTTTCTTAGAAATTATTATCGCTCCTTCATTCTCAGAGGAAGCAATTGCTATGTTAACAGCGAAGAAAAACATTCGACTTTTAACAATATCTTATGAACAAACGAAAAAAGATGCATGGAACACAGTATCTGTTGAAGGTGGATTATTAGTTCAATCTCCTGATACATATGGATTAAAAGATGCCGATGTGAAAGTCGTTTCAGACCGAAAGCCTACTGCGGAAGAATGGAAAGCATTAGAGCTTGGTTGGAGTGTAGTAAAACATGTGAAATCGAACGCAATTGTTGTTTCAACAGAAGACATGACAATTGGTGTTGGTGCTGGTCAAATGAACCGAGTAGGATCTGCAAAAATTGCACTAGAACAAGCTGGAGAACGTGCAAAAGGAGCAGGACTAGCATCTGATGCATTTTTCCCAATGAACGATACAGTAGAAATAGCTGCTAAAGCTGGTATCACAGCAATAATTCAAACAGGTGGCTCTGTCAAAGATCAAGATTCCATAGACAAAGCAAATGAATATGGAATTGCGATGGTATTTACTGGCGTTCGTCATTTCAAACATTAA
- the purN gene encoding phosphoribosylglycinamide formyltransferase, with amino-acid sequence MAGIPKFAVFASGSGSNFQAIHDAVKAGKLSGQAVLVVTDKPGAFVEERARIAGVETFAISPSTFSSKELYEKEILQKLVELEVEWIVLAGYMRLIGNVLLEAYPSRIINIHPSLLPSFPGKDAIGKAMVHGVKVTGVTVHYVDAGMDTGPILAQQVVEVVAGDREQTEERIHAVEHELYTKTLQQLWSR; translated from the coding sequence ATGGCTGGAATACCGAAATTTGCAGTCTTTGCATCAGGAAGTGGAAGTAACTTTCAGGCTATCCATGATGCAGTAAAAGCTGGGAAATTATCTGGTCAAGCAGTGTTAGTAGTTACTGATAAGCCAGGTGCATTTGTTGAAGAGCGTGCTAGAATTGCTGGAGTTGAAACTTTTGCAATTAGTCCTTCTACTTTTTCTTCTAAAGAACTATATGAAAAAGAAATTTTACAAAAGCTAGTGGAGCTTGAAGTAGAGTGGATTGTTCTTGCGGGCTATATGCGTTTGATAGGAAATGTTCTACTAGAAGCATATCCGAGCCGCATTATTAATATCCATCCTTCTTTATTACCTTCATTTCCGGGAAAAGATGCAATCGGAAAAGCGATGGTACACGGAGTAAAGGTAACCGGGGTAACTGTTCACTATGTAGATGCGGGCATGGATACAGGTCCTATTTTAGCCCAGCAAGTAGTAGAAGTAGTGGCTGGAGACCGGGAGCAAACGGAAGAGCGAATCCATGCAGTGGAGCATGAACTATATACGAAAACTTTACAACAATTATGGAGCCGGTGA
- the purM gene encoding phosphoribosylformylglycinamidine cyclo-ligase → MSKAYEKAGVNIEAGYEAVKRMKSHVERTARKGIMGTFGGFGGMFDLSSLNYKEPVLISGTDGVGTKLKLAFMTDLHDTIGVDCVAMCVNDIVAQGAEPLFFLDYVAVGKAIPERIEQIVKGVADGCVQSGAALIGGETAEMPGLYEEDEYDLAGFAVGACEKSKIVTGEKIADGDVLVGIASSGVHSNGFSLVRKIVFEENRYSTETVVEGYEELGGIGKALLTPTKIYAKPVMDMHHELEIHGMAHITGGGFYENLPRMMPEGLAVEIDLGSWEVLPVFRFLKEKGELSDRDLYNIFNMGIGFVLALSTEEAEKAIAIATSHGEKAYTIGRVVKGEGVLFIGEHDGSLV, encoded by the coding sequence ATGTCAAAAGCATATGAAAAAGCTGGCGTAAATATTGAAGCTGGATATGAAGCAGTGAAAAGAATGAAGTCACATGTCGAACGGACAGCTAGAAAAGGAATCATGGGTACTTTCGGTGGTTTCGGCGGGATGTTTGATTTATCTTCATTAAATTATAAAGAGCCTGTCTTAATTTCTGGGACAGACGGTGTTGGCACTAAGTTAAAACTAGCGTTTATGACGGATTTACACGATACAATTGGTGTGGATTGTGTGGCGATGTGTGTAAACGACATCGTTGCGCAAGGAGCTGAACCATTATTTTTCCTGGATTATGTAGCGGTAGGAAAAGCAATTCCCGAACGTATTGAGCAAATCGTAAAAGGTGTAGCAGATGGATGTGTTCAGTCTGGAGCAGCTTTAATCGGTGGAGAAACAGCAGAAATGCCAGGTTTATATGAGGAAGACGAGTATGACTTAGCGGGATTCGCTGTTGGAGCTTGTGAAAAGTCTAAAATCGTAACTGGTGAGAAAATTGCTGATGGGGACGTACTTGTTGGTATTGCTTCTAGTGGTGTTCATTCCAATGGTTTTTCTTTAGTGCGTAAAATCGTATTTGAAGAGAACCGATACTCTACGGAAACAGTGGTGGAGGGGTATGAAGAACTTGGAGGAATAGGAAAAGCACTTTTAACACCAACTAAAATTTACGCAAAGCCTGTAATGGACATGCATCATGAGCTTGAAATTCACGGAATGGCCCATATAACGGGTGGCGGATTTTATGAAAATCTACCGCGCATGATGCCTGAAGGGTTAGCTGTAGAAATCGATTTAGGTTCATGGGAAGTACTTCCCGTTTTCCGTTTCTTGAAAGAAAAAGGCGAGTTGTCCGATCGTGATTTATATAATATTTTCAATATGGGTATTGGATTTGTTTTAGCACTTTCAACCGAGGAAGCGGAAAAAGCAATTGCAATTGCAACATCACATGGAGAAAAAGCTTATACAATCGGTCGAGTTGTGAAAGGTGAAGGGGTTTTATTCATCGGGGAGCATGACGGGAGTTTAGTGTAA
- the purF gene encoding amidophosphoribosyltransferase — protein sequence MLAELRGLNEECGVFGIWGHPDPAPISYYGLHALQHRGQEGAGIVVTDGEFLRAVKGEGLVNDVFSNGKLEKLEGKAAIAHVRYATAGGSGIENVQPLLFNSTTGSLAIAHNGNIVNANRLKRSLEQQGSIFQTTSDTEVLAHLLKKSRHTSLEERAKQALKLLDGAFAFIILTEDEMMVAQDPHGMRPLSLGKLGDAWVVASETSAFDLIGAEAIRSVEPGELLIINDQGLRSERFSEPAERAICTMEYVYFSRPDSDIDGINIHSARKRLGIQLAKEIQVEADLVTGVPDSSISAAIGFSEATGIPYELGLIKNRYVGRTFIQPSQDLRERGVKMKLSPVRQVVNGKRVVMVDDSIVRGTTSRRIVKMLKDAGAKEVHVVISSPPLKNPCFYGIDISSDEELIASNNSVEEMRELIGADSLSFLSVEGMVSAIGRTDEGKNCGHCLACFTGEYPTPISPSTKLPHEKELVR from the coding sequence ATGCTTGCTGAACTCAGAGGCTTAAACGAAGAATGTGGAGTTTTTGGGATTTGGGGTCATCCAGATCCAGCACCAATTAGCTATTATGGTTTACATGCACTTCAACATAGAGGGCAAGAAGGCGCTGGAATTGTTGTAACAGACGGAGAATTTTTACGTGCTGTTAAAGGTGAAGGGTTGGTAAATGATGTTTTCAGTAATGGAAAACTTGAAAAACTAGAAGGAAAAGCTGCCATTGCACATGTTCGTTATGCAACTGCAGGCGGATCTGGAATTGAAAATGTGCAACCATTACTTTTTAACTCAACTACTGGTAGTCTTGCCATTGCGCATAACGGAAATATTGTAAATGCCAATCGATTAAAGCGTAGTTTGGAGCAACAAGGAAGTATTTTTCAGACAACTTCCGATACAGAAGTGTTAGCTCATTTGTTGAAAAAGAGTCGCCATACTTCTTTGGAAGAACGTGCAAAACAAGCACTAAAATTATTAGACGGTGCATTTGCATTTATTATTCTAACGGAAGATGAAATGATGGTAGCACAAGATCCACACGGCATGCGTCCACTTTCATTAGGTAAGTTAGGAGATGCCTGGGTTGTTGCATCTGAAACGAGTGCGTTCGATTTAATCGGAGCGGAAGCTATTCGTTCGGTAGAGCCAGGAGAGTTACTAATTATTAATGATCAAGGCTTGCGATCTGAGCGTTTCTCAGAACCTGCAGAACGTGCGATTTGCACGATGGAATATGTGTATTTTTCCCGTCCCGATTCAGATATAGATGGTATTAATATTCATAGTGCAAGAAAACGACTTGGTATACAGTTAGCAAAAGAAATTCAAGTGGAAGCTGATCTTGTTACAGGAGTACCGGATTCTAGTATTTCTGCAGCAATCGGATTTTCGGAAGCGACAGGTATTCCATATGAATTAGGTCTTATTAAGAATCGCTATGTTGGACGTACGTTTATCCAGCCTTCGCAAGATTTACGAGAACGTGGTGTGAAAATGAAACTATCGCCAGTTCGTCAAGTGGTAAATGGAAAACGAGTTGTGATGGTGGATGATTCGATTGTCCGTGGAACAACTTCACGACGCATTGTGAAAATGTTAAAAGATGCGGGAGCTAAGGAAGTACATGTTGTTATAAGTTCACCTCCTCTAAAAAACCCGTGCTTTTATGGGATTGATATTAGTTCTGATGAGGAATTGATCGCATCTAACAATAGTGTGGAAGAGATGCGCGAGTTAATAGGCGCAGACTCGCTATCATTTTTATCTGTAGAAGGCATGGTATCAGCAATTGGCAGAACGGATGAAGGGAAAAATTGCGGACATTGTTTAGCTTGTTTTACAGGTGAATATCCTACGCCAATTTCTCCAAGTACGAAATTACCACATGAAAAAGAGCTTGTTCGATAG